The Candidatus Fukatsuia endosymbiont of Tuberolachnus salignus nucleotide sequence AAATTATCGTTTAAGCGAGATACCAGAGAACTTGCCATTTGTGGTAGCTTCACTTCAAAGAAGTTTAAGATATCGTTCTTAAAACTCTGTTTAGATGGGTAATATCTATTGTTTCGTGTTTGCTCATTCATCACCTTCCACAATCGCTCTATCGGGTTTAGATTCGGGCTATACGGCGGAAGGTAATGAAGCTGGATATTCAACGTAAGCGCGGCGTCTTGCACAAGCTGTGAACGGTGATAGCCTGCACCCTCGAGGATCACATGTGCCGTTGTCGTGATGGGATAATGCGCGCGAATGGCAGACAGGAAGTGAACCACATTTTCGCTGTTAATCGTCTCATCATCACGGATTATGGGGTTAGCCACATTCTGGATGTTCAAGGCTCCCATGATATTCAACCGCGTTCTGCTCCCGGTGGTCTCTATCGTTTTATCCTGGCCTTTTCGTATCCAGCCGTAGCTTATTTTGGTGGCTTGTGTCGGATGAACGGCATCAATAAACAGTATGGGGTCATTACCCGCGGCGTCTTTCAATTCGCTGTAGGTCTTTATAAATTGCTGCTGTTTCTCAACGGCAAATTTATGCGGAACACCTTTCGGCTTTTTATAGCTAAAGCCATGCTGCTTCAACCCTTTATACAGACCTGATACGGTAAAGGTGATGTTCCAGCGTCCAGCGATATACGCCACAATTTGGTGATTGTGGTGGTAGAGCGGCTGGGTGAGATGTTCAACCAGCGACGTGGTCTGTTCCGCATTGAGATAGCCATCGGAGCCGCCATTTTCAGGCTTGAGCTTGTTGAGTTTATGATAGTCTGTAAGGTGGCGCCGCACCGTGGTTTCATTAATGAGCTGTGAGTGAGCAATCATAGGGGGAGTCCAGCCGTCTGCGGACAACAAAACACACCGGATCCTGTCACAGACACGGCGGTCATGGCTTTGACGATGTTGGGCTTCGAGGGTAATTTTCTGGTCAGCAGTCAGCTCTATTTTCATGGCTATGAGCATGATCCTTATCGACTTCAAAATCAAGCATCTTCATTGATCACGGGTATATCCAATCCCAGGCTGAAGCCTTTATCGTACTGCGGGATTTGGCGGCGATATTCCGCGGCATGACCTACTGGGCGAATAATCAACTCTGTGCCCTGGCCGACATGCCCCGTGACCGAGATTACCTGTACACCCGTGCCAATGTCATCGAGGGACGTTTTTCCTACGCCAGCAGCTCAGAAAAAAGCCGCTACAGCACGGCGATGGTCAGCTGGAGCGACCCGGCTAACGGCTATCAGGATACCCTTGAAGCGGTTTCTGATGAAACCTTGTTCCGACGCTATGGCATTAATCAACTGAGCACCACGGCGATTGGCTGTGTCCGTCAGACAGAAGCCCACCGGCGGGGTCGTTGGGCGCTGCTCACCAATGCCAAGGACCGCTTGGTGACCTTTGATGTCGGCTTAGATGGCGCGATTCCATTACCGGGGCACATCATTGCGGTTGCCGACGACATGTTATCGGGTAGAAAAATCGGGGGGCGCATCCGTTACGCCGTCGACTGCGACATCACCTTAGATCGACTCGCTGACGTCAAACCCGGCGATCGGCTGCTGGTTAATCTGCCCAGTGGCACAGCTCAGGCTCGAACCGTCCACGCGGTTAACGGTCAACTTATCACCGTCAGTGTGGCTTACAGTGAAACGCCGCAACCGGAGGCGATTTGGTCGGTGGAGGCCGATGACGTAGCCCTTCAGCACTACCGGGTGACCCGTATCGAGGACAATAACGACAACACTTATCGCATTAATGCTGTCCAACATGACCCCGATAAATATGAACGTATCGACAGCGGCACGCGCCTCGACGAGCGGCCTATCAGTGTGATTCCGTTGACCCTTCAACCCCCTCCGACACACATCACGTTGACCAGCCATGCGGTGATTGCTCAAGGTTTAGCCGTCACCACTTTACAGGTTAATTGGCAGGCAGCCAGCGGTGCGACCGCTTACGACGCCCAATGGCGGCGGGATAAGGGCAACTGGACGCCGCTACTGCGGGTATTGACTTGCGGCTTTGAGGTGCCCAACAGTTATGCTGGGTGCTATCAGGCCAGAGTGAGAGCCATTAACGCGACGGGTAGCACCAGCCTGTGGGTCACGACGCCAGAAATCCCTCTCCAGGGGAAAGAAAATCCACCACCCCAACCGGTTGGCTTGACCACCACACCAATTGTGTTTGGCATCACGCTCAATTGGGCCTTTCCTGCGGGCGCCGAAGATACCTTAAAAACCGAGGTGGAATGCAGCCGTTTTGCTCATGACGCCCATCAGAAGCCACTGATTGACATTGCCTACCCGCAGCGTCATTACACGATGCAGGGTCTGGCTGCGGGGAGAACCTTTTACTTTCGTGCCCGTCTGGTCGATCGACTGGGCAATCAAGGCGCCTGGACACCGTGGGTGCAGGGGGCATCGAGTGACGATGCGGAGATGGTGCTCGATCACATCCGTGATGATATTATGACCACGCAGGCCGGTAAAAGACTGACTTCTCAACTCGATACGCTCATAAAAACCAGCCAGGCCAATGAACAAAAACAGGCGCGCACCCGTATTACCCTCGAAAATGAGGTAAAAGGCAAGATAGAAGAAACATTGCTACAGGTGAATGAGAGGCTAGAGCGACAAGACAAAACATTGCAACGGTATAATCAGGGACTTAAATCCCGCTTCAAAATAAGCCAATTACAAACACAAGACGTGCAAAAGACCGCCACGCATCTGGATACCGCATTTGTCACCTACAAAGAGGAGATGGACACGCAATTTGACCGTGCTAACGCGGATATGCTGGCACTCAGACAGGCTCAATCCTATGCGCAGCAGGCGTTCAGCCTTTACCGCCTGGATATCACTGCCCGCTTTGATAAAAATGACGCGTTAATAACCGACATCCACACGGCGCACGCCACAGCGAACCAGGCCCTGGCTGACTATCAAAACCGGATAAGTGCCCGATTCGGCAAAAATGAAACGGCGATAAGCCGGGTCAAACGCGCTCAAACCACGGCGACCCAGGCGCTAGCGGAATATCAAAACGTGATTGCCGTGCGATTCCGTGACAACGACGCCGTCATTGAAACCAAAGCCACAACACAATTTACCTCATCAGGCGGTAACGCCCTGTACAGCATCAAAGCGGGCATTCATCATCAGGGCAAATATTATGATGCGGGTATGGTGGTGGGTGTGGAAACCCAGGGTGGCAGTGTGAAATCACAAATAGGCTTTAATGCGGATAATTTTATTCTGTTAAGCGGTCAGAACGGCAAAAAGTTCTCACCCTTTGCGGTAAAAAATAATCAAGTCTTTATACGCGAAGGCTTTATTCAAGATGCGACCATTGACACGGCTAAAATAAAAGAGGCCGCCATCACTAATACAAAAATTGGTGGGCCTCTCCAGTCGACCAACTGGGCAGCAGGCCGTTCAGGATGGAAAATAGAGAAAGCCGGACACGCTGAGTTTAACGATGCCACCTTCAGAGGGACGATATATGCCACCGATGGCTGGTTTAAAGGGACAGTGTCTGCGGATAAAATAGAAGGGGATATTCTGGACATGTCTCCTAATTTTTTTAAAACAAAAAAAGGCAGCATTCCCGATAGCCAATCTGTAATATTCCCTTTGTTTTATATAAAAAAACAGCCTCACCACGAAGAGTGTTGCTATTAGGGAGAAAAGAGAAAGGGATAGCCTTGAGCGTATCACCCGATTGGGTCAGAGCAACGATAACCCGTGATGGCATGGATGTGCAATACCTTGGGAAAGCCGGGGCGGGGCTATTAGGAGAGTATGTTAACGCTGTCAACGAAGATATTGATATCACCCTCCCGGCAGGTGAAGGGGAGGTATTAATTGGTTTAAGATTACAATCTACACGGGGTAAGCTTAGAATGTTCAACTGGACGGCAAGCGGTGATATCTACACCATGAAAAACGCAGCCAGTATCAAAATAGCCTGATTAAGATAACTACCCGTCTATGAATTTTACCGTATGTAGGATGATGTTTTCTATCATCAGACATTTTATATAAAAATAGACGACAAATAACCACATAAATTAACGGTAACAAAAAAATCAGTAAATAAAAATACGAGGGAGCGATATATTTATTGGCTCAGAGAAGCCACGATAGCGCTTAATACATGGAAACATGACCGAATGGTACTGAATCGGTTGGATATCATGAAAACGGAAATGGGGTGGCTGATATATTCTATTTAGCTCAGTGACATGAATCGCAAATAACCCAGTTTGGTCGGTAATAGCCTCCGTTTATTCGATTTTAAGCGTTTTTTGATATTCCATTTTTATTGGATTGATTATCCTAAAAAAGACGTCTATAAATGGTAATAACAGGAGTAAATTTTATGCTACGTGTCCCACGGACAGGAGAAACTACCAGTGCCCAAATCGTTTCCCCACCCCCCGCCTACGTTTCTACATTGGGATCCATAACAGGGGCCAATAGAACTCATCAACAGCTCTCGGGAGAGTCATCACAAATTCAACGAAGCACTCAATACGCTTTAAGAGGATCTCAATATGAAACCAAGGTTATGTTCTCAACGAATACATGGAATAAACAGGATCCATTTTATCCTGTTTCTGGTAGAAGTGCTGCCGGTGGACGTAATATTGCTTTTTTGCAACAAGCTGAAAAAATATTTAATGATGGTACTCAAACCCTTCAACAAAAAAAAGAAGCAATTGTTGCGCTAGGCATCAAACTCGACTTACGTGGTTTGGAATTTTTTAATATGCCAGGTAATGTATCGGCAGAATTGAAAGAGGTTAATGGTAAATTGATTGCTGATATTATTAACCATAAATCCGGTGATGAAGCGGTTATTAAAAGAGTCATAGAACCAATGTCTGGCACTGGCACCTATTCTAATTGGATCAGGGCAGTAGGCTTTCAGAGAGAAATGATAGTTAATGACATTAATCCGTTAGTTACATTAACGCAAGGAGCAATTGTCTATCATCCTAATGAAGTACAGAAAAAAATTAAAGAAATTAAATCAGAAGTATTAAAGATTAGCAAAAATCATGGTTTTGATTTTGATGAGAATTTTATTATAAAAATTGATAAACTCCCTCCATCAATATCAATCGATAGTGAAATTAATAAAAATCAGGGGTTAAGACCGGAAGAAAAAACAGAAAAAAATACAGGAAAAAAAGAAATCCTTCAGACATTTTGTAATTCTGAAAAGGCGAAAGAATTGCGGCAAGAAATAAGAACGTACTTCGAAGAAATTGCGAGTGCTTTGGTACCAATAGAAAATGGACAAATAGCCCTAGATACATTAAATAGTGAATCTCGAATACATTTGGCCGCGTTATTTTATATTGCGCAAAATGCTACTGCAAGTTATTCAGACACTGTTAAAATAAACAAATCGCCATCAGGAGAATATACTATGCATTTACCTATGTCTATTCTTTCTAGTGAAAAATGCCAATATATACGCCTGTTTCCTAAAGTAACTAATGATGAAAAAATAAACTTTATTAGCCATGTTCATAACAACAAACTCAATCCTACAAAATTTGTGGCAGGAGATGGTTGGGAGTTATTAAAAAATTCTGATATTAGTTCAAGTGACTTAATAATATTAAGCGGTCATTTCAGCAATGTCTATTTATCTGAAGCTGATTTCGAGGAAAAGATTAAGGAATATATTATTCCTGCCGCTGATAAAGGAGCTCAAATTCTTATTATGAATTCTTTTTCACAGGGAAAAGAAGACATGTTTAAAAAACATGGCTTTCAAGTTTCTACGTGTCAGAGAACATCTACGGCTAAAGGAGATTTTCTATTAGCGTTGAAAAATATCATCACAGATGATGCAGTACTAACACAACAATATCTAGATGAAATGACCCAAATATCAGCATGGAGTGATGTGACACAACGTCTCGCTGACGAACTAAAGCCGCTGCTTCCTCGTTTGTATAATGAAATAAAGAGAACTGTCAGCGAATCAACTAATAGAGATAGTTGTGAAAGCTTAAATGAGGTACTACGGGTAATAGAGCCATTTATGCATCAGCCTTCTTTTGAAAAAGAGCAGCTAGAACAGCTAGTGAATATCTGTCAACATATAAAAACGATTGTTACTTGGGAGCCGAGTTTGAGTCAGCGGGCCTTATCGCTCGCCACTAGGTGCCGTGATAGGATAGAAGATGGACTTAAACAAAGGACGACAACGCAACAAATGGTGAAAAACATGAGCAGGGTATCTTCAAGCCTTTTCGATAGGAGCGTTAATGCTATGGCCGATGTCATTGTGGGTTTAAGTCCTTCCGGCTCCACCAGTCGTTCTGGTCAACACGGCGATCCTCAACGTTCAACAGATACATGGGCCCAGACTGCGAATGCTTTGTATGAAGGTTATGCTATTTCTAATGAAAAGAGGGAAAAAAATAAAGCGAATTCGGAAATAGAAGAAAAAAGGCATCAAGAACAGTTGAAAAGGAAGTACGAGAGTAGACAAAATACTATTCCTGATTCTTCTTCGCTAAATATTGGGGTGGCAACATCTATGAATAGTAGATCCTTGTCAACGGAGCGCCACAGAGAGGGTGAATATCAAACAGAAGATTCTTCACATATCTTTGATACAGAGGGAGAAGTTGCAAGCCTAGAGGCTCGGTTGGCGAAGCTAAGAGAATTTAATATGAGTAACCTGCTAGACCCTAGCACCAGTACTCCGGCACTACAACGCCGACTAGATGCGCTCAGAAGTGATTCCAGCAGCCGACAGGCTAAAAAATCTCGTACCCGTATTGCCGAGGGAATAGATGAATTTGGCAAACCGTTCACCTCTACGTTTACTTGGTAGTGGGCTAGATCTGTAATTTTTTCTAAGCCGTAGGTTACAGGTTCGAATCCAGCAGGGCGCACCAATGAAATCAATAATTTACATACAATTGCACACTGAATTTTCAACTACCTTTTTTAAAAGTGCCAGATTAATGACATGAAGGTCGAAAAAAAGGATAACATGGCCGATGTCTATGAAACAGGTTTCAAACAAGGCTACCTTGGACGTTGGGAGAGTGAGTCATTTTACGATGCACCACAGAAAGAAACGTTCGTTCAATAAGGATGGC carries:
- a CDS encoding IS630 family transposase, which translates into the protein MKIELTADQKITLEAQHRQSHDRRVCDRIRCVLLSADGWTPPMIAHSQLINETTVRRHLTDYHKLNKLKPENGGSDGYLNAEQTTSLVEHLTQPLYHHNHQIVAYIAGRWNITFTVSGLYKGLKQHGFSYKKPKGVPHKFAVEKQQQFIKTYSELKDAAGNDPILFIDAVHPTQATKISYGWIRKGQDKTIETTGSRTRLNIMGALNIQNVANPIIRDDETINSENVVHFLSAIRAHYPITTTAHVILEGAGYHRSQLVQDAALTLNIQLHYLPPYSPNLNPIERLWKVMNEQTRNNRYYPSKQSFKNDILNFFEVKLPQMASSLVSRLNDNFQALNPAS
- a CDS encoding phage tail tip fiber protein, which produces MLALRQAQSYAQQAFSLYRLDITARFDKNDALITDIHTAHATANQALADYQNRISARFGKNETAISRVKRAQTTATQALAEYQNVIAVRFRDNDAVIETKATTQFTSSGGNALYSIKAGIHHQGKYYDAGMVVGVETQGGSVKSQIGFNADNFILLSGQNGKKFSPFAVKNNQVFIREGFIQDATIDTAKIKEAAITNTKIGGPLQSTNWAAGRSGWKIEKAGHAEFNDATFRGTIYATDGWFKGTVSADKIEGDILDMSPNFFKTKKGSIPDSQSVIFPLFYIKKQPHHEECCY